ATCAAATTAACATAGATAAAATGGGACAAGAAAATAGAAAATTATATGATACAGAACTTAATTTAGAAAATTTTCAAAGAAACTATTGTAATACTATAGATGAAATTTATGATTATTTTAAAATTTCTAGCAATAATTATTCATTTGCAGATAAAACACATCTATTTCCTTTAGAAAAAGAAGTAAAAAATATACCAATTATCAAAAAAGAACAAAAAACTCCAATAATTGATTCTGTAGTACAAAAAGTTAATAATGTTATACCAGTTGAAAATCAAAAAATAAAAAATAGAAAAATAAGAAAATTAGTGTATTCTCCAAATTTATTTTTTAGAGATATGTTAATAAATATTAAAAATAATAAAAAACTAAAAAAATTAAAGCATAATCCAAAAAGATTTTTTAAAGACTTTGCTATTAATTTGATAAATAAAATATTTAGGTAAAATTTATGAATAATATTACTAAAATTATTGGTAATCATTACTGGATTTGTAATAATGTAAAAAATTCAAATAATACCAATACTTCAAATATCAATTATGCAATAGCTAGTATCAAAAGAGATATTATCTTAAATAAAAAATTATTAAAATTATAATGTAATTAAGGAAGTATAATGAAACACATATTTAGAGAATACGATATTAGGGGGATTTTTGGGACTGAGATTAGTCCTAGTTTTACTAAGGCCTTAGGTTTTGTAATAGGTAAAATTATGCTTAGTAAAAATGCAAAAAGTGTAAGCGTAGGCTATGATGCAAGACTTAGTAATAAAATCTTAAATAATGCTTTAATTTATGGGCTAAATCGTGCAGGAATTAAGGTTTATTCACTTGGACTTGTTCCTACTCCACTTGGGTATTTTAGCAATTACGCTTATGAAATTGATGCAAATATTATGATAACAGCATCACATAACCCTAAAGAATACAATGGCTTTAAAATCACTATAAATAAAGAAAGTTTTTTTGCAAAAGAGCTTAGTGATATTTATACTGAAGTTGCAAATCACATAAAAGATTTTGATAATAAGATTGAAAATGCCGAATATGAAGAATTAGATATTAAAACAAAATATATTGAGTTTTTACAAAAAGAATTTGCTCATCTTAAAAACGCCAATATAAATCTAGCAATTGATACGGCTAGTGGTGCAGCCTGTGAAGTTGTAGCAAACATTTTAGATATTTTAAATATTAAATACGCTCACTATTTTAGTGAATTTGATGGTGAATTTAAATCTCACGAGCCAGACCCAACAGAAGAAGAAAATCTATTTGCTATTAAAAATGAGCTTAATTTTAGCAATTTTTCTCATCATTGCCCTACTCCACTTTATAAAAATAACTATGTTAAAAATACTGCGACACTTGGCTTTGGTTTTGATGGAGATGCTGATAGAATTGTATGTGTTTTAAAAGATAAAATCATTAAAGGTGATGAGCTTTGCTATCTATTTGCAAATAATATTAAAAATCCTAAAATCCTTTGTGAAGTTAAATGCTCAAAAGTGATTTTTGATAAAATTAACGAGCTAGGAACTTGCTCAATGTGTAAAACAGGTCATTCAAATATCAAAAAAGCCATAAAAGAATTAAATGTAGATTTAGCAGCAGAACTTAGCGGACATGTATTTTTTAATGACAAATATTATGGATACGATGATGCGATTTATTCTATGCTAAGAATTATTGAGCTATATTTAAAAAATCCTAATTTTATTGATATTTTAAACAACTTACCTAAAGCATATTCAAGTAATGAAATAAAAATAAAAGTAAATGAAAGTGATAAATTTAATATAATAAATACTTATAAAGAAAAAATAAAATCTCTTAATCTAAATGCTAAGCTAATTGAAATTGATGGAGTGAGATTAGAATTTGAAAATGGATTTTCACTACTTCGCGCAAGTAATACTAGCCCTTATTTAGTAGCTAGATTTGAAAGCATTAGTGAAGATAAATTAAAAGAAATCAACGATTTTACCTTTAAACTTTTAGATGAAATAATTAAAAATTAATTAGTTAATAAGTTTAGGTTAATATAACTAAAAAATTTTTAAAATACCCCCCCCCACGCTCAATATTACTAAATTGTGGGGGGGGTAGTATTCTAAGTGAAAGAAAGTATGAATATAAATAGTTTAATAAGTAAATTTAATAATGAAAATATTTTATTTTTACAAGGACCTTTAGGGCCTTTTTTTAAGCGTTTTAGCAAATACCTTAATAAAAACAATAAAATATACAAAATTAATTTTACGGCGGGTGATTTTATATTTTATCCATCAAAATATAATTACAAAGGAAGTTTAAACAATCTTAAATCATACTTAGATAATTTTTATAAACTCAATAAAATCACTTGCATTATATTATTCGGCGATACTAGGCCAATTCATGAAATAGCAATTAATTTAGCTAAAAAATTAAATATAAAAATATATGTATTTGAAGAAGGATATTTAAGGCCAAATTATATTACTTGCGAAATGACTGGCGTTAATGCAAACTCACTTATGAGTAAAAATAAAAATGATTATAAAAAACTAAATACTTATAAAGAAAACTCAAAACTATTTAAGTCAAGTTTTAAAATAATGGCTTTTTATGCTTTAATGTATTATACATTTAGTATTATATTTCAAGTATTTTATAATAACAAAAACTATCATAGACCACTAAATATAATGGAGCTTTTTAGATGGTTTAGACATTTTTATAGAAAAGCTAAATATTTAATTTTAGAAAAAAATGTAGATAATTTAGCTAAAAAATATTCCAAAAAATACTTTTTAGCAGTTCTTCAAGTGCATAACGATAGTCAAATAAAAAAGCATTTTAAAGACAAAGGTATGAAAAAATTCATAGTAAAAACCATAAAATCATTTGCTAAAAATAGAGCGAATAATAATGTTTTGATATTTAAACACCACCCATTAGATATTGCATATACTGATTATTCAAATATTATAAATGAACTTACCAAAAGACTTGGTATAAGTGATAAGGTGTTTTATATTCATCGTGGAAATATCCCAAATCTTTTAAAAAATGCTAAAGGCTGTATTTGTATAAATAGCACTGTGGGAATGCAAGCACTTTATCATAATTGCCCTACTATAGTATTGGGTAATACAATCTATAATATAGATAGTTTAGTCTATAAAAATAACCTTGATAGCTTTTGGCAAAATGCTCATAATTTCGTAAGCGATTATGATTTATATTTGAAATTTCAAGGGTATTTATTAAAAAACAATCAATATAATGCAAATTTTTACTTAAATTTCAAATAACTTGAAATAGGAAAATTAAATGTGGCATATAATAAACGCACTTATTTTAAGAGAGCTTAAAACTAGGTTTGGCAAAAACCCAACTTTAGGATATATACAAGTAATATTTGAGCCTATGATGCATATTATAGTTATATTAACAATCATTTCACTAATCAAAGATAAATTTTTACAGCAAATACCTTTTATATTATTTTTAATATCAGGTATGGTTCCTTTTTTTATGTTTAGAAGTATCATTAATTTTATGATGAATGGAATTGAAGCTAATAAAAGTTTATTTACTTATAAACCAGTTCGCCCTATTCATGTATTTTTAGCTAGAGCCTTACTAGAAGGTATTTTATATTTTGTTATTTTTTGTATTTTAATGATTACAACGGGGTTCTTTATAAACTATAATATTATTCCATTTAATATTGTTTATAGTCTTTTAGTGTTTATTTGGCTAGTTATTATTGCATTTGCTTTAGGGCTTTTACTAGCTGTTGTTTTTTATGGTAGAGATGTTATAAAAAATATTATAGGTTATGCACTTACTATGATGTATTTTGGTTCTGCTATTATGTTTCCTTTATGGATAGTCCCA
This is a stretch of genomic DNA from Campylobacter sp. MG1. It encodes these proteins:
- a CDS encoding phosphomannomutase/phosphoglucomutase, encoding MKHIFREYDIRGIFGTEISPSFTKALGFVIGKIMLSKNAKSVSVGYDARLSNKILNNALIYGLNRAGIKVYSLGLVPTPLGYFSNYAYEIDANIMITASHNPKEYNGFKITINKESFFAKELSDIYTEVANHIKDFDNKIENAEYEELDIKTKYIEFLQKEFAHLKNANINLAIDTASGAACEVVANILDILNIKYAHYFSEFDGEFKSHEPDPTEEENLFAIKNELNFSNFSHHCPTPLYKNNYVKNTATLGFGFDGDADRIVCVLKDKIIKGDELCYLFANNIKNPKILCEVKCSKVIFDKINELGTCSMCKTGHSNIKKAIKELNVDLAAELSGHVFFNDKYYGYDDAIYSMLRIIELYLKNPNFIDILNNLPKAYSSNEIKIKVNESDKFNIINTYKEKIKSLNLNAKLIEIDGVRLEFENGFSLLRASNTSPYLVARFESISEDKLKEINDFTFKLLDEIIKN
- a CDS encoding capsular biosynthesis protein, which gives rise to MKESMNINSLISKFNNENILFLQGPLGPFFKRFSKYLNKNNKIYKINFTAGDFIFYPSKYNYKGSLNNLKSYLDNFYKLNKITCIILFGDTRPIHEIAINLAKKLNIKIYVFEEGYLRPNYITCEMTGVNANSLMSKNKNDYKKLNTYKENSKLFKSSFKIMAFYALMYYTFSIIFQVFYNNKNYHRPLNIMELFRWFRHFYRKAKYLILEKNVDNLAKKYSKKYFLAVLQVHNDSQIKKHFKDKGMKKFIVKTIKSFAKNRANNNVLIFKHHPLDIAYTDYSNIINELTKRLGISDKVFYIHRGNIPNLLKNAKGCICINSTVGMQALYHNCPTIVLGNTIYNIDSLVYKNNLDSFWQNAHNFVSDYDLYLKFQGYLLKNNQYNANFYLNFK
- a CDS encoding ABC transporter permease, coding for MWHIINALILRELKTRFGKNPTLGYIQVIFEPMMHIIVILTIISLIKDKFLQQIPFILFLISGMVPFFMFRSIINFMMNGIEANKSLFTYKPVRPIHVFLARALLEGILYFVIFCILMITTGFFINYNIIPFNIVYSLLVFIWLVIIAFALGLLLAVVFYGRDVIKNIIGYALTMMYFGSAIMFPLWIVPNQMIDILAYNPILHIIELFKENYFETYPIVTQINIEYPLICTLVLLFFSLGLYYKKRVELGTA